In Acidobacteriota bacterium, the following are encoded in one genomic region:
- a CDS encoding DUF1592 domain-containing protein, translated as MNGQPAGADDVSQTYLATLVTTAVLALGLAAPRAAAAQSELTDHRALLDRYCVTCHNTAMVTGAGEPASPLVAQLRSVGLTLDTLDVADVGAHAADWERVVRKMRGGVMPPAGRPRPDAAAAGRFLDWLEGELDRAWAVTGDPGRTATFHRLNRTEYRNAIRDLLAVELEADDLLPADDASFGFDNIGGVLRMSQALMERYLAAARTVSRLAVGSPPPAVAADTYEAAQDLSQHARVERLPFGTRGGLHIEHLFPQDAEYEVRIQLSNARRLAETHDLEVTIDGEQARLIAVGPPAEGVPENPYAQASTIDLRLPFAAGPREVGVTFFRKPAALVEQVREPFANPRVAGNAGGLAGAQPFVQSVTITGPYDATGVSETPSRARIFTCRPASEAGEPACAREILTTLTRRAYRRAPTAEELGVLLDFYEQGRGGGSFEDGIELALRRLLVSPEFLYRIEVDPDGVEPGAPYRVRDIELASRLSFFLWSSIPDDELLDAAEAGRLGDPAELERQVRRMIVDPRSETLTTNFAAQWLQLRNLETTVRPGDPFSVAFDESLRQSMLRETGLFVDDVIRADHGIIELLTADYTFLNERLAEHYGIPGVTGSHFRRVTHAADSPRRGILGHGSILTLTSHAIRTSPVLRGKWILDNLLGTPPPDPPANVPALNDQRTQAKRPTLRKRMEEHRDNPACSACHAMIDPTGFALENFDAIGRWREVDESFYPIDPSGVLPDGRSFGSVGEMREALASRPEQFVTTVTEKLMTYALGRGLDYYDMPTVRRIVREAAPDYRIQSVILGIVTSDPFLMRRSQS; from the coding sequence ATGAACGGCCAGCCGGCGGGTGCTGACGACGTGAGCCAGACGTATCTCGCGACGCTCGTGACGACAGCGGTGCTTGCCCTGGGCTTGGCCGCACCGCGGGCCGCGGCCGCCCAGTCCGAGCTGACCGACCACCGCGCCCTGCTCGACCGCTACTGCGTCACCTGCCACAACACGGCGATGGTGACGGGCGCCGGCGAACCCGCCTCGCCGCTCGTCGCGCAACTCCGCTCGGTCGGCCTCACCCTGGACACGCTGGACGTCGCCGACGTTGGCGCGCACGCCGCCGACTGGGAGCGCGTGGTCCGGAAAATGCGGGGCGGCGTGATGCCGCCGGCCGGACGTCCCCGGCCGGACGCCGCCGCCGCCGGGCGCTTCCTCGACTGGCTGGAGGGCGAACTGGATCGGGCTTGGGCGGTCACCGGCGACCCGGGCCGAACGGCGACGTTCCACCGCCTGAACCGGACCGAATACCGCAACGCCATCCGCGACCTGCTGGCGGTCGAACTCGAAGCCGACGACCTGCTTCCGGCCGACGACGCCAGCTTCGGCTTCGACAACATCGGCGGCGTGCTGCGGATGTCCCAGGCGCTTATGGAGCGCTATCTCGCCGCGGCCCGCACCGTGAGCCGCCTTGCCGTCGGCAGCCCCCCGCCGGCCGTCGCCGCGGACACCTACGAGGCGGCGCAGGACCTGTCGCAGCACGCGCGGGTCGAGCGGTTGCCGTTCGGGACGCGCGGCGGCCTGCACATCGAGCATCTCTTTCCGCAGGACGCGGAATACGAGGTCCGGATCCAGTTGAGTAACGCACGCCGTCTGGCCGAGACGCACGATCTTGAAGTGACGATCGACGGGGAGCAGGCAAGGCTGATCGCGGTTGGCCCGCCGGCCGAGGGAGTGCCGGAGAATCCGTACGCGCAGGCGTCGACGATCGACCTGCGCCTACCCTTTGCCGCCGGCCCCCGCGAAGTCGGCGTCACTTTCTTCCGGAAGCCGGCGGCGCTCGTCGAACAGGTGCGCGAACCGTTCGCGAACCCGCGGGTCGCGGGCAACGCAGGTGGCCTTGCGGGCGCGCAGCCGTTCGTCCAGAGCGTGACCATCACCGGCCCGTACGATGCGACCGGCGTCTCGGAGACGCCGTCGCGGGCGCGAATCTTCACCTGCCGGCCGGCGTCCGAAGCGGGCGAGCCGGCCTGCGCGCGCGAGATCCTCACGACGCTGACCCGCCGGGCCTACCGCCGGGCTCCGACCGCCGAAGAGTTGGGCGTCCTGCTCGACTTCTATGAACAGGGCCGGGGCGGCGGCAGCTTCGAGGACGGGATCGAGTTGGCGCTCCGTCGCCTGCTCGTCAGTCCCGAGTTCCTCTACCGGATCGAGGTGGACCCGGATGGCGTCGAGCCCGGCGCACCCTACCGCGTCCGGGATATCGAGTTGGCGTCGCGGCTGTCCTTCTTCCTCTGGAGCAGCATCCCCGACGACGAGTTGCTCGACGCAGCGGAAGCGGGGCGGCTGGGCGACCCGGCCGAACTCGAGCGGCAGGTGCGCCGGATGATCGTCGACCCACGCTCCGAGACGCTGACGACGAATTTCGCGGCGCAGTGGCTGCAGTTGCGGAACCTGGAGACGACAGTGCGTCCGGGCGATCCGTTCTCGGTCGCCTTCGACGAGTCACTCCGGCAGAGCATGCTGCGCGAGACGGGTCTGTTCGTCGATGACGTCATCCGGGCCGACCACGGCATCATCGAGCTGCTGACCGCCGACTACACGTTCCTGAACGAGCGGCTCGCGGAGCACTACGGCATTCCCGGCGTGACCGGCAGCCACTTCCGGCGGGTGACACACGCGGCCGACAGCCCGCGCCGCGGGATTCTGGGGCACGGCAGCATCCTGACCCTCACGTCGCACGCCATCCGGACCTCCCCGGTTCTCCGCGGCAAGTGGATTCTCGACAACCTGCTGGGCACGCCGCCGCCCGACCCGCCGGCGAACGTCCCGGCCCTGAATGACCAACGGACGCAGGCGAAGCGGCCGACCCTCCGCAAGCGGATGGAGGAGCATCGCGACAACCCGGCGTGCTCGGCCTGCCACGCGATGATCGATCCGACCGGCTTCGCGCTTGAGAACTTCGACGCGATCGGCCGGTGGCGGGAAGTGGACGAGTCGTTCTACCCGATCGATCCGTCGGGGGTGTTGCCGGACGGCCGGTCGTTCGGCAGCGTGGGCGAGATGCGCGAAGCGCTCGCCTCCCGGCCGGAGCAGTTCGTCACCACCGTGACCGAGAAGCTGATGACCTACGCGCTCGGCCGCGGCCTCGACTACTACGACATGCCGACCGTCCGCCGCATCGTGCGCGAAGCGGCGCCGGACTACCGCATCCAGTCGGTGATCCTGGGTATCGTCACCAGTGATCCGTTCCTCATGAGGAGATCGCAATCATGA
- a CDS encoding DUF1552 domain-containing protein — MIVTHKSLSRRTVLRGLGATVALPLLDAMVPALSATARAVTAPVPRLAFFYVPNGILPRSFHPDGSGGSGFELTPVLSPLAPFRDQMTVVTGLSNSGVVSPNEGGGVHTRAHGGWLNGILPKRTEGADIRAGKTIDQYAADKLGADTALRSLELTTESNYQVGNCENGYSCAYRNSTSWLTPTTPLPHERDPRVIFQRLFGDGGSVEARLAQMKTDRSILDSVTDSVQRIERRIGAQDRATVDEYLSSIRQIERRIQRTEETNTTTPLPAVDQPAGVPDDYEEHVGLLQDMLVLAFQADITRVSCMQMARETSGRTYPNIGVPEAHHTVSHHQQDPHNIAQYTKISQYQMTLFSKLVEKMRNTPDGDGTLLDHSILLHGAGMGDGDQHTPYNLPITLMGGGAGQLDGNRHLVYEMHTPFMNLGLTLLEKVDVKVDRISDSTGPLTGV; from the coding sequence ATGATCGTCACGCACAAGTCCCTTTCCCGGCGGACCGTGCTGCGCGGACTGGGCGCCACCGTAGCCCTCCCCCTGCTCGACGCCATGGTGCCGGCCCTGTCGGCCACGGCGCGGGCGGTCACCGCGCCGGTGCCGCGGCTGGCGTTCTTCTATGTGCCGAACGGCATCCTTCCGCGCAGCTTCCATCCGGACGGAAGCGGCGGGTCGGGCTTCGAGCTGACCCCCGTGCTGAGTCCGCTCGCACCGTTTCGCGATCAGATGACGGTGGTCACGGGCCTGAGCAACTCGGGGGTGGTCAGCCCGAACGAGGGCGGCGGCGTGCACACGCGGGCGCACGGCGGCTGGCTGAACGGCATCCTCCCGAAACGGACCGAGGGGGCCGACATCCGCGCCGGCAAGACGATCGATCAGTACGCGGCGGACAAGCTGGGGGCTGACACCGCGCTCCGCTCGCTGGAGCTGACGACCGAGTCGAACTACCAGGTGGGCAACTGTGAGAACGGCTACTCGTGCGCCTACCGCAACTCGACATCCTGGCTGACGCCGACGACTCCGCTGCCGCACGAACGCGACCCGCGCGTCATCTTCCAGCGGCTGTTCGGCGACGGCGGCAGCGTCGAAGCGCGCTTGGCGCAGATGAAGACCGACCGCAGCATCCTCGATTCGGTCACGGATTCCGTGCAGCGGATCGAACGGCGGATCGGGGCGCAGGACCGCGCCACCGTCGACGAGTACCTGTCGTCGATCCGCCAGATCGAACGGCGTATTCAGCGGACGGAAGAGACGAACACGACGACGCCGCTTCCCGCCGTCGATCAGCCGGCGGGCGTGCCGGACGACTACGAGGAGCATGTTGGCCTGCTGCAGGACATGCTGGTGCTCGCCTTCCAGGCCGACATCACCCGCGTGAGCTGCATGCAGATGGCGCGCGAGACGAGCGGCCGGACCTACCCGAACATCGGCGTGCCGGAGGCGCACCACACGGTGTCGCACCACCAGCAGGATCCGCACAACATCGCGCAGTACACGAAGATCAGCCAGTACCAGATGACGCTCTTCTCGAAGCTGGTCGAGAAGATGCGCAACACGCCGGACGGTGACGGTACGCTGCTCGATCACAGCATCCTTCTGCATGGGGCGGGCATGGGCGACGGCGATCAGCACACGCCGTACAACCTGCCGATCACGTTGATGGGCGGCGGCGCCGGCCAGCTCGACGGCAACCGGCACCTCGTCTACGAGATGCACACGCCGTTCATGAACCTCGGGCTGACCCTGCTCGAGAAGGTGGACGTGAAGGTGGACCGAATAAGCGACAGCACCGGGCCGCTGACGGGGGTCTAG
- a CDS encoding tetratricopeptide repeat protein → MRILDRRLPALLVATVAVTAALLGAACAPGGDTAAPGVETSSTAAGGADPTSGAPDASPADAPEVDAPPPPVELPDLSELPEPVQVQVRESHDALLRAQAESAPAAALGEAYGEFGLILMATRFYDTAAAAFLNASAESPGEMRWPYYLAQLYRTTGDQPQARRYFERAVEIDPSYLASLVRLGEMYLDEGRPEEAEPLFEQALAIDSSSAAALSGAGSAALARGEPARAIDYLERALAAGPPAWNVHYALATAYRETGDPARADEYLNQSGGDPPEPPDPLMTAYENLLRSPRAYGNRGAAAMREGRPAEAVSIFREGLAEAPDDADLRRQLGDALLATGDTRGAGEQYEAALRLNPTEARAYVGIGVLLAMSGRHAEAIDRYAAAIRHQPDYLEARLGLVDAYRAVGRTDEAAAEASRAVEVAPGFPDAWLGLGLLLTQLERYREARDRLEEAIAIHPDELRLIDLLIRILAAAPDDAARDGQRAMVLAAPLLQAPPNPTIDETVAMALAETGRYSEAAERQRRAITAAEQAGRPDIARAMAAALTLYEQGRALRSPFGRAPR, encoded by the coding sequence ATGAGGATCCTCGATCGCAGGCTGCCGGCGCTGCTCGTGGCGACAGTGGCGGTGACCGCGGCCTTGCTGGGCGCGGCGTGCGCCCCGGGGGGCGACACTGCTGCCCCCGGTGTCGAGACCTCGTCCACCGCCGCCGGCGGCGCTGATCCGACGTCCGGGGCTCCGGACGCCTCGCCGGCGGACGCGCCGGAAGTCGACGCGCCCCCGCCGCCGGTGGAGCTGCCGGACCTCTCCGAGCTGCCCGAACCGGTCCAGGTCCAGGTCCGCGAGAGCCACGACGCCCTGCTCCGCGCCCAGGCGGAATCCGCGCCGGCGGCGGCTCTCGGCGAGGCCTACGGCGAGTTCGGCCTGATCCTGATGGCCACCCGGTTCTACGACACCGCGGCGGCGGCCTTCCTGAACGCCTCGGCCGAGTCGCCCGGAGAGATGCGGTGGCCGTACTACCTCGCGCAGCTCTACCGGACGACCGGCGACCAGCCCCAGGCCCGCCGCTACTTCGAGCGTGCCGTGGAGATAGACCCCTCGTACCTGGCGTCGCTCGTGCGTCTGGGCGAGATGTACCTGGATGAGGGCCGCCCCGAGGAAGCCGAGCCGCTCTTCGAGCAGGCGCTCGCCATCGATTCCTCCTCCGCCGCGGCGCTCTCCGGCGCGGGGAGCGCCGCCCTCGCCCGCGGCGAGCCCGCGCGGGCGATCGACTACCTGGAACGGGCGCTCGCGGCGGGTCCGCCGGCCTGGAACGTCCACTATGCCCTGGCGACCGCCTATCGCGAAACAGGAGACCCGGCCAGGGCCGACGAGTACCTGAACCAGAGCGGCGGCGACCCGCCGGAGCCGCCCGATCCGCTAATGACGGCCTACGAGAACCTGCTCCGCAGCCCGCGCGCCTACGGCAACCGCGGGGCCGCGGCGATGCGCGAAGGCCGGCCGGCCGAAGCGGTGTCGATTTTCCGCGAAGGACTGGCCGAGGCGCCCGATGACGCGGACCTGCGACGGCAACTCGGCGACGCGCTGCTGGCCACCGGCGACACCCGAGGTGCGGGAGAGCAGTACGAGGCGGCCCTTCGGCTGAACCCGACCGAGGCGCGGGCCTACGTCGGCATCGGCGTGCTTCTGGCCATGAGCGGCCGGCACGCCGAGGCGATCGATCGCTATGCCGCGGCCATCCGCCACCAGCCCGACTATCTGGAGGCCCGGCTCGGCCTCGTTGACGCGTATCGCGCCGTCGGACGGACTGACGAGGCGGCGGCGGAAGCGTCACGGGCGGTCGAGGTAGCACCGGGGTTCCCCGACGCCTGGCTGGGCCTGGGGCTGCTCCTCACGCAGCTTGAACGTTACCGGGAGGCGCGCGACCGGCTGGAGGAGGCGATCGCGATCCATCCGGACGAACTCCGGCTGATCGACCTGCTGATCCGCATCCTCGCCGCCGCGCCGGACGACGCGGCGCGTGACGGCCAGCGCGCGATGGTACTCGCCGCGCCGTTGCTCCAGGCGCCGCCGAACCCGACCATCGACGAGACGGTGGCGATGGCCCTCGCGGAGACGGGACGCTACTCCGAGGCGGCAGAGCGCCAGCGCCGCGCGATCACCGCCGCCGAGCAGGCGGGACGGCCGGACATCGCTCGCGCCATGGCGGCCGCACTCACCCTCTACGAACAGGGACGGGCGCTGCGCTCACCGTTCGGCCGGGCGCCGCGGTAG
- a CDS encoding CRTAC1 family protein: protein MLPTAGRWLFRFALAGSLAGSLAACGTGAGSGAGAPAPGADPPGAAAPPEETAASAGWFAERAEDAGLDFVHFNGMTGRFYSPEMTGPGLGLLDYDNDGDLDVYLVQGVLLGDGAPLIGPAEGQPPGDRLYRNDLIVSPDGARMLRFTDVTREAGISSSGYGMGVAAGDYDNDGHIDLYLTRFGPNQMFRNRGDGTFADVSVETGTDDPAWGVPASFFDYDRDGWLDLFVGNYLNYTLATHTQCYDRAGAPDYCAPGTSRPHPDVLYRNQGDGSFENVTATAGLAREYGPALGAVTADVDGDGWLDLFVANDQTPNQLWVNQRDGTFRNMALPWGAALGAGGNAKADMGVGAGDFDNDGDEDLFITELTGQGSTLYVNDGTGLFRERSAALGIRAPSLPYTGFGAGWLDIDNDGWLDILAVNGSVVVNFESRGENPFPLDQRNQVFHNLGGDRFEDATARAGDVFELSEVSRGAGFGDIDNDGDTDVVVANAAGPVRLLINEVGHRARWLGLRLVGGDPPRDLSGAWVTVVREDGSTLRRRARADGSFASANDPRVLFGLGASGVSRLRITWPDGSTEEWDDVETGRYTTLTQGEGRSQ from the coding sequence ATGCTTCCGACTGCCGGTCGCTGGCTGTTCCGTTTCGCGCTGGCCGGATCGCTGGCCGGATCGCTGGCCGCCTGCGGGACCGGGGCGGGTTCGGGCGCCGGCGCGCCCGCTCCAGGTGCGGATCCGCCGGGAGCCGCGGCCCCACCGGAAGAGACGGCAGCATCCGCCGGCTGGTTCGCCGAACGCGCGGAAGACGCCGGCCTCGACTTCGTCCATTTCAACGGGATGACCGGCCGGTTCTATTCGCCGGAGATGACCGGGCCGGGCCTCGGCCTGCTCGACTACGACAACGACGGCGACCTCGATGTCTACCTCGTGCAGGGGGTCCTGCTCGGAGACGGCGCGCCGCTCATCGGCCCGGCGGAGGGCCAGCCGCCAGGCGACCGCTTGTACCGCAACGACCTGATCGTCTCTCCCGACGGTGCGCGGATGCTGAGGTTTACCGACGTCACGCGCGAGGCGGGAATATCCTCCAGCGGGTACGGCATGGGCGTGGCGGCCGGCGACTACGACAACGACGGCCACATCGATCTCTACCTGACCCGGTTCGGACCGAACCAGATGTTCCGAAACCGGGGCGACGGGACGTTCGCCGACGTCTCGGTGGAGACGGGCACCGACGACCCGGCGTGGGGCGTTCCCGCGTCGTTCTTCGACTACGACCGCGACGGCTGGCTCGACCTGTTCGTCGGCAACTACCTGAACTACACGCTTGCGACCCACACCCAGTGCTACGACCGGGCGGGCGCGCCCGACTACTGTGCGCCGGGCACGAGCCGGCCGCATCCGGACGTTCTGTACCGCAACCAGGGCGACGGCAGCTTCGAGAACGTGACGGCGACGGCGGGGCTGGCGCGCGAGTACGGACCGGCCCTCGGCGCGGTGACCGCGGATGTTGACGGCGACGGCTGGCTCGACCTGTTCGTCGCCAATGACCAGACGCCGAACCAGTTGTGGGTCAACCAGCGGGACGGCACGTTCCGCAACATGGCGCTGCCCTGGGGCGCGGCCCTCGGCGCGGGCGGCAACGCCAAGGCGGACATGGGCGTGGGCGCGGGCGACTTCGACAACGACGGCGACGAAGACCTTTTCATCACCGAGCTGACCGGGCAGGGCAGCACGCTGTACGTCAACGACGGGACCGGACTGTTCCGGGAACGCAGCGCCGCACTCGGCATCCGGGCGCCCAGCCTGCCCTACACGGGCTTCGGCGCCGGTTGGCTGGACATCGACAACGACGGGTGGCTGGACATCCTGGCGGTGAACGGGTCGGTGGTCGTCAACTTTGAGTCGCGCGGCGAGAATCCCTTCCCGCTGGACCAGCGCAACCAGGTGTTTCACAACCTGGGCGGCGACCGCTTCGAGGATGCGACCGCGCGCGCCGGAGACGTGTTCGAACTCTCCGAGGTAAGCCGCGGCGCAGGATTCGGCGACATTGACAACGACGGCGACACCGACGTGGTGGTGGCCAACGCCGCCGGCCCGGTTCGGCTGCTGATCAACGAGGTCGGGCATCGGGCGCGCTGGCTGGGGCTGAGGCTGGTCGGCGGCGACCCGCCGCGGGATCTGAGCGGCGCCTGGGTAACCGTGGTGCGTGAGGATGGGTCGACGCTGCGGCGGCGGGCGCGCGCCGACGGGAGCTTCGCTTCGGCGAACGACCCGCGGGTGCTCTTCGGGCTCGGCGCGTCGGGCGTTTCGCGCCTGCGGATCACCTGGCCCGACGGCAGCACCGAGGAATGGGACGATGTGGAAACCGGCCGCTACACGACGCTGACCCAGGGCGAGGGCCGCTCACAATGA
- a CDS encoding cytochrome c: protein MKMQILALVAVVTLFVAASAAPSAVAQITAGDDPTFARDVAPILQRSCQACHRTGSMAPMSLVTYQEVRPWARSIREKVAGRIMPPWHIDPTVGVREFANDISLSDEEIDAVVRWVDAGAPLGDPNDMPPPIEWPAGDIWRLADKYQELGEPDLVVRSTPWTQDAQGQDQWYQPIVETGLTEDRWVKALEVRPSLVGRPIVHHAVTYLMQDEDPDDFEAAVDVPGTGSYFTEFAVGKIGDIFRENTGKLLKADSRIRFDLHYHSVGEEITDSTELGIWLYPKGYVPKYRVYAQAMGVRQAMQTLDIPPGEVTEHEAFIPLRHPARLENFQPHMHIRGKAMAMEAIYPDGRTEMINYVDRFDFNWHVNYVYTEDSAPVLPAGTIIKLTAWHDNSAGNRANPDPTQWVGWGQRSYDDMYHAHVNVVYLTDEDYGQIVAERAATDDN from the coding sequence ATGAAGATGCAGATTCTTGCGCTCGTGGCTGTGGTCACGCTGTTCGTTGCGGCTTCCGCAGCGCCCTCGGCCGTCGCTCAGATCACCGCCGGGGATGACCCGACGTTCGCGCGCGATGTCGCACCGATCCTGCAGCGAAGCTGCCAGGCATGCCACCGAACCGGCAGCATGGCGCCGATGTCGCTCGTCACTTATCAGGAGGTGCGGCCGTGGGCGCGCTCCATCCGCGAGAAGGTGGCGGGACGCATCATGCCGCCGTGGCACATCGATCCGACGGTCGGCGTCCGCGAGTTCGCTAACGACATTTCACTGAGCGATGAGGAGATCGACGCGGTGGTCCGCTGGGTCGACGCGGGCGCTCCGTTGGGCGATCCGAATGACATGCCGCCGCCAATTGAGTGGCCGGCGGGCGACATCTGGCGACTGGCGGACAAGTACCAGGAACTGGGCGAACCGGATCTCGTGGTCCGCTCGACGCCCTGGACGCAGGACGCCCAGGGGCAGGATCAGTGGTACCAGCCGATCGTCGAGACCGGGCTGACCGAGGATCGCTGGGTAAAGGCGCTCGAAGTGCGTCCTTCCCTGGTGGGGCGGCCGATCGTGCATCATGCCGTCACCTACCTGATGCAGGACGAGGATCCGGACGACTTCGAGGCGGCGGTTGACGTCCCGGGGACCGGCTCTTATTTCACGGAGTTCGCGGTCGGCAAGATCGGCGACATCTTCCGCGAGAACACCGGCAAGCTGCTGAAGGCGGACTCGCGCATCCGCTTCGATCTGCACTACCACTCGGTCGGGGAGGAGATCACCGACTCGACCGAACTGGGTATCTGGCTCTACCCAAAGGGCTATGTGCCGAAGTACCGGGTCTACGCGCAGGCCATGGGCGTGCGGCAGGCGATGCAGACGCTCGACATTCCACCCGGTGAGGTCACCGAGCACGAGGCGTTCATCCCGCTGCGCCACCCGGCGCGCCTCGAGAACTTTCAGCCGCACATGCATATTCGCGGCAAGGCGATGGCGATGGAGGCGATCTATCCCGACGGCCGGACCGAGATGATCAACTACGTCGATCGCTTCGACTTCAACTGGCACGTCAACTACGTCTACACCGAGGATTCCGCTCCGGTCCTGCCGGCCGGCACCATCATCAAGCTGACGGCCTGGCATGACAACTCCGCCGGCAACCGCGCCAACCCCGATCCCACCCAGTGGGTCGGCTGGGGCCAGCGCAGCTACGACGACATGTACCACGCTCACGTCAACGTCGTGTACCTGACCGACGAGGATTACGGGCAGATCGTCGCCGAGCGGGCCGCTACCGACGACAACTAG